The genomic window AGGCTTTCCTAATGCCAATTGAAGACGTGTTCACAATAACAGGAAGAGGAACAGTTGTAACAGGAAGAGTAGAAAGAGGAATCGTAAAAGTAGGAGAAGAAGTAGAAATAGTTGGAATCAAACCTACAGCAAAAACAACAGTAACAGGAGTAGAAATGTTCAGAAAGCTTCTTGATTCAGGACAGGCTGGAGATAACATAGGAGCATTATTAAGAGGAACTAAGAAAGAAGAAGTAGAAAGAGGACAAGTATTGGCTAAACCAGGATCAGTAAGTCCACATACATCATTCAAGTCAGAAGTATACGTACTGACAAAGGATGAAGGAGGAAGACATACACCATTCTTTACAGGATATAAGCCACAGTTCTATTTCAGAACAACTGACATAACTGGAGAAGTAAACTTACCAGAAGGTGTAGAAATGGTAATGCCTGGAGATAACATAGAAATGTCAGTAGAATTAATTCACCCAATCGCAATGGAAGAAGGATTAAGATTTGCGATAAGAGAAGGTGGAAGAACGGTAGCTTCTGGAGTTGTTGCAACTATCGTTAAGTAGTA from Leptotrichia sp. oral taxon 215 str. W9775 includes these protein-coding regions:
- a CDS encoding elongation factor Tu; this encodes ILLARQVGVPYIVVFLNKVDMVDDEELLELVEMEVRELLTEYSFPGDDIPIIKGSALGALNGEAQWEDRIMELMDSVDSYIPTPERPVDQAFLMPIEDVFTITGRGTVVTGRVERGIVKVGEEVEIVGIKPTAKTTVTGVEMFRKLLDSGQAGDNIGALLRGTKKEEVERGQVLAKPGSVSPHTSFKSEVYVLTKDEGGRHTPFFTGYKPQFYFRTTDITGEVNLPEGVEMVMPGDNIEMSVELIHPIAMEEGLRFAIREGGRTVASGVVATIVK